A genomic stretch from Deltaproteobacteria bacterium includes:
- a CDS encoding radical SAM protein, translating into MENLCGKLTPKDYTPDLLWEKFRVTPELLQETDIIESSVYLTRQCNLKCQYCKIIKTELPQELSTDQWIEVFNILEGLGIRFINIAGGEPTVVDGLGKLIRHLNNTSMEYSIVSNSVFNDKKLKEMVDAGLKAYVASIDVIGGKNNELHDLKKSSAGMKMLKRLKALGVPYLCANIVISGTNISNVADVVKCLCDDGIWVNICPVIWGKGDNWDKIDIADKNYRLMDEHRERLKGITEEILAMKRQGATILPTESYIKGIPDFGVDLNWKCFSCKDASAPPRLTIDADGGLMNCINVRGKVAQMFTIFDIRDKGNYQRFKDEWWKEAKDCSGCYWSTMVMAKERQELLKKVKEGLWN; encoded by the coding sequence ATGGAAAACTTATGCGGCAAATTAACACCAAAGGATTACACACCTGACCTCTTATGGGAAAAGTTCAGGGTAACACCAGAATTACTGCAGGAGACTGATATTATAGAGAGTTCTGTATATCTAACAAGGCAGTGCAACCTTAAGTGTCAATACTGCAAGATTATAAAGACAGAACTTCCGCAAGAACTAAGTACAGACCAGTGGATAGAGGTCTTTAATATCCTTGAAGGACTTGGCATCAGGTTCATAAACATAGCAGGCGGTGAACCCACAGTAGTGGATGGTCTTGGAAAACTGATAAGACACCTGAACAATACATCTATGGAGTATTCCATTGTCTCAAACTCGGTTTTTAATGATAAGAAACTAAAGGAGATGGTGGATGCAGGGCTTAAGGCTTATGTGGCAAGCATAGATGTTATAGGGGGTAAAAACAATGAACTGCATGACCTTAAAAAATCAAGTGCAGGCATGAAGATGCTTAAAAGATTAAAGGCTCTGGGTGTTCCATACCTGTGCGCCAACATTGTTATATCCGGGACGAATATCAGTAATGTTGCGGATGTGGTCAAGTGCCTCTGCGATGATGGGATATGGGTAAATATCTGCCCTGTTATCTGGGGTAAGGGTGATAACTGGGACAAGATAGATATTGCAGATAAGAACTATAGACTTATGGACGAACACAGGGAAAGACTTAAAGGGATAACAGAGGAGATTTTAGCAATGAAAAGGCAGGGGGCAACTATCCTTCCAACAGAGTCTTATATAAAAGGCATCCCTGATTTTGGTGTTGACCTGAACTGGAAGTGTTTCTCATGTAAAGATGCATCCGCACCTCCTCGGCTTACTATAGATGCTGATGGGGGGCTTATGAACTGTATTAATGTAAGGGGCAAGGTGGCGCAAATGTTTACAATTTTTGATATTAGAGATAAGGGTAATTACCAAAGATTTAAAGATGAGTGGTGGAAGGAGGCAAAGGACTGTTCAGGATGTTACTGGTCTACAATGGTTATGGCAAAAGAAAGGCAGGAGTTACTTAAAAAGGTAAAGGAGGGACTATGGAATTAA
- a CDS encoding nodulation protein NfeD produces MKKILLTFLFTIFIHIPAYAQTIHYLKVEGIVNPVMSEFIIKGIENASKKKAEAIIIQLDTPGGLDLSMRDITKAILSSDVPVVVYVGPSGARAASAGVFITYTAHIAAMTPGTNIGAAHPVAMGGEKMDETMSKKVENDAVAYIKGIAAKKHRNADWAEKAVRESASITAEEALKINVIEIIAPDRNALLEAIDGRKVEVTSGERILKTKGAEVKDIEMGLRLSILNAISNPNVAYILMMIGLIGIYFELSNPGAILPGVVGGICLILAFYAMQTLSVNYAGILLIGLAILFFIAEIKVVSFGLLTIAGIVALTLGSLMLFESPLPFMKLSVWVVLPIVLMFTALFLGAMYYAIRIRQRMPVSGKEGLIGVIGTANTDILNEGKVFIEGEYWDAWSDEPIKTGEKIKVTEVQGLRLKVTRQQN; encoded by the coding sequence ATGAAAAAAATATTGCTCACCTTTCTTTTCACAATATTTATCCACATCCCTGCATATGCCCAGACCATCCACTACCTGAAGGTTGAAGGCATTGTCAATCCTGTGATGTCTGAATTCATAATCAAGGGGATTGAGAATGCCTCAAAGAAAAAGGCAGAGGCTATTATCATACAACTTGATACCCCCGGCGGGCTTGATTTGTCAATGCGGGACATCACAAAGGCAATACTCTCTTCTGATGTGCCTGTTGTTGTCTATGTTGGCCCGAGCGGGGCAAGGGCTGCGTCAGCAGGCGTATTTATCACATATACAGCCCACATTGCTGCAATGACACCCGGGACAAATATCGGCGCTGCACACCCTGTTGCAATGGGCGGCGAAAAGATGGATGAGACAATGTCAAAAAAGGTTGAAAATGATGCTGTTGCATACATAAAAGGGATTGCAGCAAAAAAACACAGGAACGCAGATTGGGCTGAAAAGGCAGTGAGAGAAAGCGCATCCATCACAGCAGAAGAGGCATTGAAGATAAATGTAATAGAGATTATTGCCCCTGACAGAAATGCGCTCCTTGAGGCGATTGACGGCAGAAAGGTTGAGGTAACATCAGGTGAAAGGATTTTAAAGACAAAGGGCGCAGAGGTTAAAGATATTGAAATGGGTTTGAGATTAAGCATATTAAATGCAATAAGCAATCCCAATGTTGCGTATATCCTGATGATGATAGGTCTTATCGGCATATATTTTGAACTTTCAAATCCCGGCGCAATCCTGCCGGGTGTTGTGGGCGGCATATGCCTGATACTTGCATTCTATGCAATGCAAACCTTATCCGTAAATTATGCAGGCATACTTTTGATAGGTCTTGCTATTTTGTTTTTTATAGCAGAGATAAAGGTTGTGAGTTTCGGACTTTTGACTATTGCAGGGATTGTCGCCTTAACACTTGGTTCTTTGATGCTTTTTGAATCACCGCTTCCATTTATGAAACTATCTGTATGGGTTGTCCTGCCAATAGTCCTTATGTTCACAGCCTTATTCCTTGGCGCTATGTATTACGCTATTAGAATAAGACAGCGGATGCCTGTGAGCGGAAAAGAAGGTCTTATTGGTGTAATAGGCACTGCAAACACAGATATATTAAATGAGGGTAAGGTCTTCATAGAGGGTGAATACTGGGATGCATGGAGCGATGAACCGATAAAGACAGGAGAGAAGATAAAGGTTACAGAGGTGCAGGGCTTAAGGTTAAAGGTAACAAGACAACAGAATTAG
- a CDS encoding LPP20 family lipoprotein yields the protein MKRLTKLYLLVVIGVFILSGCGGKEMKADTPIQDWNAPKWVVNGSGAFGGERGKVFYGIGSAVGIKNASLMRTAADNRARNEIAKVFQFYTASLMKDYAASTMAGDVKVTAEEQHVEQAIKTVTAMTFSGVEVVDHWQHPATGELYSLARLDLETFKNNLERVKELDAKVRDYIRKNAEKLHQELEVREKEMQAR from the coding sequence ATGAAGCGTCTAACAAAACTTTATCTTTTAGTAGTAATTGGGGTCTTTATCCTTTCAGGATGTGGCGGCAAAGAGATGAAGGCAGATACCCCAATCCAGGATTGGAATGCGCCAAAATGGGTTGTAAACGGCAGCGGCGCCTTTGGCGGTGAAAGGGGCAAGGTATTTTATGGTATCGGTTCTGCTGTTGGTATCAAGAATGCATCGCTTATGAGGACCGCAGCTGATAACAGGGCAAGGAATGAGATTGCAAAGGTCTTCCAATTCTATACAGCATCTCTCATGAAAGACTATGCTGCATCCACAATGGCAGGTGATGTGAAGGTTACAGCAGAAGAACAGCATGTAGAACAGGCAATAAAGACAGTTACTGCCATGACCTTTTCAGGTGTTGAGGTGGTTGACCACTGGCAGCACCCTGCTACAGGGGAACTTTATTCCCTCGCCCGTCTTGATTTGGAGACGTTCAAGAACAATCTGGAAAGGGTCAAAGAACTTGATGCAAAGGTTCGGGACTATATAAGAAAGAATGCAGAAAAACTCCATCAGGAACTTGAGGTAAGGGAAAAAGAGATGCAGGCAAGATAG
- a CDS encoding uracil-DNA glycosylase — protein sequence MVGNNDYRNIVKQIKEYLCYLEDMGIREIQYKKSEVRGRKSEDLTETIGTGLNIRNLNIESGVLSLESIKEELGYCKRCNLYKTRTNIVFGVGNPNAKLIFVGEGPGEDEDLQGEPFVGKAGQLLTKIIEAMGLNRQDVYICNVVKCRPPQNRNPEHDEISACKPFLEKQIDTIKPQIIVALGNHAAQTILNTDRGITKIRGQFFYYRDNIKVMPTYHPSYLLRNESKKKEVWEDMQKVMAELGLEKKAKD from the coding sequence TAATGATTACAGAAACATTGTAAAACAAATAAAGGAATACCTTTGCTATCTAGAGGATATGGGCATAAGGGAGATACAATATAAGAAGTCAGAAGTCAGAGGTCGGAAGTCGGAAGATTTGACCGAAACTATAGGCACAGGGCTTAATATACGAAACTTGAATATTGAGTCTGGGGTCTTGAGTCTTGAATCTATTAAAGAAGAACTCGGTTACTGCAAAAGGTGCAATCTCTATAAAACTAGGACAAATATCGTTTTTGGAGTTGGAAATCCAAATGCAAAACTTATATTTGTCGGTGAGGGTCCTGGCGAAGATGAAGACCTGCAAGGTGAGCCGTTTGTGGGCAAGGCAGGACAACTTCTCACAAAAATTATTGAGGCAATGGGTTTAAATAGGCAGGATGTTTATATATGCAATGTTGTTAAGTGCAGACCGCCACAGAACAGAAATCCTGAACATGATGAAATATCAGCATGCAAGCCGTTTCTTGAGAAACAGATTGATACAATAAAGCCGCAGATTATCGTTGCACTAGGCAACCATGCTGCTCAAACGATTCTTAATACAGACAGAGGCATAACAAAAATCAGAGGACAGTTTTTTTATTACAGAGATAACATTAAGGTCATGCCGACATATCATCCATCTTACCTTTTGAGAAACGAGAGCAAGAAAAAAGAGGTTTGGGAGGATATGCAGAAGGTCATGGCTGAACTTGGGCTGGAGAAAAAGGCTAAAGATTAA
- a CDS encoding SDR family oxidoreductase → MELKGRNAIITGAGGGIGSKIALAFAREGVNIALVDVRKESINPIALECKARGVKASIIAADITKEDGLKDIVLRAEKELGDIDILINNAGITVFKPIKSHTDKEVLTTIMLNVYAPIRLTQSVLSGMLRRGTGRVVNIGSMFGSLSFPYFGIYSASKYAIRGFSEALRRELIGTGVGVTYIAPRATKTSQSKEFFEMAERTGMNLDAPDKVASIVVDAVLKDRNEVYIGRPERFFAFLNKFIPSVIDKGLRKKIYVMAEYVK, encoded by the coding sequence ATGGAATTAAAGGGTAGAAATGCAATAATAACAGGTGCAGGCGGCGGCATAGGCAGCAAAATTGCACTTGCCTTTGCGCGAGAAGGTGTAAACATTGCACTTGTAGATGTAAGGAAGGAATCTATTAACCCGATTGCTCTGGAGTGTAAGGCAAGGGGTGTCAAGGCAAGCATCATAGCAGCAGATATAACAAAGGAAGATGGGCTCAAGGATATTGTGTTAAGGGCAGAGAAGGAACTTGGCGACATAGACATACTTATCAATAATGCAGGTATTACAGTATTCAAACCTATCAAAAGCCATACGGATAAGGAAGTGCTGACTACGATTATGCTTAATGTATACGCACCTATAAGGCTTACACAGTCGGTATTATCAGGAATGTTAAGGAGAGGCACAGGAAGGGTTGTAAATATCGGTTCCATGTTTGGCAGTCTTTCCTTTCCTTACTTCGGCATATACTCTGCAAGCAAATATGCAATACGGGGTTTTTCAGAGGCGCTTAGAAGGGAACTAATAGGCACAGGTGTTGGGGTTACATATATTGCGCCAAGGGCAACAAAGACCTCTCAATCAAAGGAGTTTTTTGAAATGGCAGAAAGGACAGGTATGAACCTTGATGCGCCAGATAAGGTTGCCTCTATAGTTGTTGATGCGGTATTAAAGGATAGGAATGAGGTCTATATTGGCAGACCTGAAAGGTTCTTTGCCTTCCTGAATAAATTCATTCCATCAGTTATAGACAAAGGGCTAAGAAAAAAGATTTATGTCATGGCTGAATATGTCAAATAA